One window from the genome of Rhizobium sp. NZLR1 encodes:
- a CDS encoding WGR domain-containing protein: MSLDVAAPCDDHAGMISQPYQLYVERTDPAKNMARYYAMEIEQTMFGEACLTRRWGRIGKRGQEKQHVFEREEEAVRLFLELLKQKRGRGYRPKTTCRYSPS; encoded by the coding sequence ATGTCGTTGGACGTAGCGGCGCCGTGTGACGATCATGCCGGCATGATTTCGCAACCATACCAGCTCTATGTCGAACGAACGGATCCAGCCAAGAACATGGCGCGGTATTATGCCATGGAGATTGAGCAGACGATGTTCGGAGAGGCCTGCCTGACTCGGCGATGGGGACGGATCGGCAAGCGTGGACAGGAAAAACAGCATGTGTTCGAACGGGAGGAGGAAGCGGTTCGCTTGTTCCTTGAGCTGTTGAAGCAAAAACGTGGTCGCGGCTATCGCCCAAAAACAACCTGCCGATATTCGCCGAGCTGA